CAGCCCTACGTTAACCAGCGCTGGCTTGGTGGTCTGTTGACCAACTTCCAGACGGTTTCGCAGCGTCTCGCTCGCATGAAGGAGCTTGAGGAGCTGGACTTCGAGGGCACCACGAGTGGCTTCACCAAGAAGGAACTGCTGCTCAAGAAGCGCGAGCTCGACAAGCTGCACAAGAGCCTCGGTGGTATCCGCAACATGACCAAGACGCCTTCGGCGATCTGGATCGTTGACACCAAGAAAGAGCACCTCGCCATTGACGAGGCCAAGAAGCTTGGTATCCCGGTTATCGCTATCCTCGACACCAACTGCGACCCTGACGACGTGAACTACCCGATTCCGGGTAACGACGACGCCATCCGAAGCGTTGCGCTGCTGACCCGTGTGGTTGCAGATGCTGCTGCTGAGGGCCTCGTTGAGCGTCACCAGAAGTCCGACGCATCGGAGGCTCCTGCCGAGCCTCTCGCCGAGTGGGAGGCAGAGCTGCTCGCAGCTCCCGCCGATGCCGCTGCAGCACCTGCTGAAGAGGCACCAGCTGCCGAGGCTCCTGCAGAGGTAGCAGCGGAAGCTGCTACCGAAGCACCCGCCGAAGAAGCCAAGTAACTTTCATAGTTGAGGGTCGGCATCCGCGAGAGAATTCTCCCTCACGGATGCCGGCCGCACAGATTGTCAGTTTCACCGTTTATACACGTACATACGTCATAACGAGGAGTTTAAACACATGGCTAATTTCAGCCTAGAAGCAGTCAAGACACTTCGCGAGCGCCTCGGTGCCGGAATGGTTGACAGCAAGAATGCCCTGATCGAAGCAGAGGGCGACATCGAGAAGGCCATTGAGATTCTTCGTCTCAAGGGCATGAAAGGTGTTGCAAAGCGCGAGGGTCGCTCAACGAGCGAGG
The DNA window shown above is from Lysinibacter cavernae and carries:
- the rpsB gene encoding 30S ribosomal protein S2 codes for the protein MAVVTIRQLLDSGVHFGHQTRRWNPKMKRFILTERSGIYIIDLQQSLGHIDKAYDFVKTTVAHGGTILFVGTKKQAQEAIAEQATRVGQPYVNQRWLGGLLTNFQTVSQRLARMKELEELDFEGTTSGFTKKELLLKKRELDKLHKSLGGIRNMTKTPSAIWIVDTKKEHLAIDEAKKLGIPVIAILDTNCDPDDVNYPIPGNDDAIRSVALLTRVVADAAAEGLVERHQKSDASEAPAEPLAEWEAELLAAPADAAAAPAEEAPAAEAPAEVAAEAATEAPAEEAK